DNA sequence from the Gordonia polyisoprenivorans genome:
GAATCGTTTGGCATGAGCAGGTTTTCAGCTGCGTGCCGCGGCTGCGGCGTCGGCCTCGGTGGTCTGGCCGGCCGTCGCGAGGTCGCCGGTGTAGCTCTCGAGGTGCGCGCGAACGAACCACTGGAACTTCTCCAGCTCAGCGGTCTGACCGATCAGGATGTCCTCGGTCACCGGGTCGAGTTCGCCGGTGGTGGCGATCGCATCGCGCTGGGAGGTGATGAAACCGTCGTACACCAGATTCAGCGCGCCGAGGTGGGCCTGAGCGGTATCTCGTCCGATCGAATAGTCGTCCCACGAGCGGTCGGCCTCGATCGCCTTGGCCGTTCCCTTCGGCGATTCGCCGAGGGTGGCGATGCGTTCGGCGATGGTGTCGGCATAGCCGCGCACCAGCTCGACCTGTGGGTCGATCATCTCGTGCACGCCGATGAAGTTCGCGCCGACGACATTCCAATGCACGTGCTTGAGCGTCAGGTGCAGATCATTGAGCGCACTGAGACGCTCCTGCAGGATCTTCGTGACGGTAGAAGCGGTTTCGCTGCTGAGTCCGGGAGCGGTGAATGTGGTCATGCCGCAACGCTATGACCGAGGTCGAGCCTGCCCAAGTCTCACCCGGTATGCGTCACGGAACCGAAATGGTCGGTAACGATCGGATAACGCCACGAGAGTGAGGTTCCTCGGCGCAGACGATCGTCAATAACCGCTCGAGCGCATCGGTGCCGGGTTGTAGAGCCCCGATCGCCGCGCAGTACCGAGATCGAG
Encoded proteins:
- a CDS encoding Dps family protein; this encodes MTTFTAPGLSSETASTVTKILQERLSALNDLHLTLKHVHWNVVGANFIGVHEMIDPQVELVRGYADTIAERIATLGESPKGTAKAIEADRSWDDYSIGRDTAQAHLGALNLVYDGFITSQRDAIATTGELDPVTEDILIGQTAELEKFQWFVRAHLESYTGDLATAGQTTEADAAAAARS